One Brevibacterium spongiae DNA segment encodes these proteins:
- a CDS encoding VOC family protein, which yields MNEDVLSSARIARAGLDDWRQLAGPIRARFLTANFAQAHEFAGAVGAAAESAGLAPEITLTASNVIVTVSSADERGVTAADVDLARTISELAAEAGLQAAPASLQQAEFALDTASSARIAGFYAAVLDAESDATHSNGGLIDPTGQVNTGLWWQEPRTNSRFPLPEPETPQRWHLDVWVGHDEAQNRIASALAAGGRLVSDAAAPSYWVLEDPDGNRVCLCAPMVE from the coding sequence ATGAATGAAGACGTGCTCAGCTCCGCGCGGATTGCACGTGCCGGACTCGACGATTGGCGCCAGCTGGCCGGACCCATTCGCGCACGCTTCCTCACCGCGAACTTCGCGCAGGCACACGAATTCGCGGGAGCCGTCGGAGCGGCCGCAGAATCGGCGGGGCTCGCACCCGAGATCACCCTGACCGCCTCGAATGTCATCGTCACCGTGAGCAGCGCTGACGAGCGAGGGGTCACCGCAGCTGACGTCGACCTCGCGCGCACCATCAGCGAACTCGCCGCAGAGGCGGGACTGCAGGCCGCACCCGCGAGCCTGCAGCAGGCGGAATTCGCTCTCGACACCGCCTCGAGCGCTCGGATCGCAGGGTTCTATGCAGCCGTCCTCGACGCAGAATCCGACGCGACCCACTCAAACGGCGGCCTCATCGACCCGACCGGGCAGGTGAACACAGGGCTGTGGTGGCAAGAGCCGCGGACGAACAGCCGCTTCCCACTGCCCGAACCCGAGACCCCGCAACGCTGGCACCTCGACGTCTGGGTCGGACACGACGAAGCGCAGAATCGCATCGCCTCCGCTCTCGCCGCCGGCGGGCGCCTGGTCAGCGATGCGGCGGCACCGTCGTACTGGGTGCTCGAGGATCCCGACGGCAATCGGGTCTGCCTCTGCGCACCGATGGTCGAGTGA
- a CDS encoding TetR/AcrR family transcriptional regulator, producing the protein MSPRPAQPPEQAEAKKFAIIQATLDAIVAKGPAAVRLGDVAKAVGMSIGTVQYYFESRDELLAQSFSFHTATVLLHLEEMAKPGADLRRSSARSRLDNAFAAVHGVGMHEQRSRIWIELVTAARTDDGLQNCVDAVFAGWRKLFRTIVDYGLERYEFSLFDLTAAEVVDTFIAIIDGFDLATVAGHGPQPETMTRILSETADRLLDG; encoded by the coding sequence ATGAGCCCGCGTCCGGCTCAGCCGCCCGAGCAGGCCGAGGCGAAGAAGTTCGCGATCATTCAAGCGACCCTGGATGCCATCGTCGCGAAAGGTCCTGCCGCCGTCCGGCTCGGGGATGTGGCGAAAGCGGTCGGGATGTCGATCGGCACTGTCCAGTACTACTTCGAGTCGCGGGACGAACTGCTCGCCCAGTCGTTCTCCTTCCACACCGCGACGGTGCTGCTGCACCTCGAGGAGATGGCGAAACCCGGGGCTGACCTGCGGCGATCGTCGGCTCGCTCTCGTCTGGACAACGCGTTCGCCGCGGTCCACGGGGTGGGCATGCACGAACAGCGATCTCGGATCTGGATCGAACTCGTCACCGCCGCCCGGACAGATGACGGCCTGCAGAACTGCGTCGATGCCGTATTCGCCGGATGGCGGAAGCTGTTTCGCACGATCGTCGACTATGGGCTGGAAAGGTACGAATTCTCACTCTTCGACCTCACCGCCGCCGAAGTGGTCGACACGTTCATCGCCATCATCGACGGCTTCGACCTCGCCACGGTCGCTGGCCACGGACCGCAGCCGGAGACGATGACGCGGATCCTCAGCGAAACCGCCGACCGCCTGCTCGATGGCTGA
- a CDS encoding ATP-binding protein has protein sequence MTRTRIRDFHDDDLDGIICLFEAAAAESADPGSGLPEAAASSAATLTEVALPGAAASPAPLLYPLSEVLAACQRNQAVIAVRDEEIVGAAVGRAAHGQGILVFFHVLESVRTDPEQGTRAEAGLLDALERRLMPLGLGKLSMLVPAGTSACDGLVANGFEARSGLKYVERHLPVQRRELDRLKTVGGRILPRHLWDGVSGMQEEKDMLEDRLVVPLAEPDLADHFGVVPPRAVMLFGPPGTGKTTFAKAVASRLDWPFVEVFPSRLSGEPGGVAAGLRSTFEQINELEHAVVFIDEVEEIASKRGGEPPSPTQGVTNELLKQVAEFRDREGRLLICATNFVRALDAAFLRHGRFDYVIPIGLPDATAREAIWSRYIPEHTVSGVDLAVLVNASDGLTPADIEYAARRASQEALASSLRQQQVDIASRTEVLSTDDYLEALRATRATVSEETAREFEEDVETIARL, from the coding sequence ATGACCCGCACCCGCATCCGCGATTTCCATGATGACGATCTCGACGGAATCATCTGTCTGTTCGAGGCAGCCGCAGCCGAATCTGCGGATCCCGGTTCCGGCCTCCCCGAGGCGGCCGCCTCCTCCGCGGCAACGCTCACCGAGGTTGCCCTCCCAGGGGCGGCCGCCTCACCCGCGCCGCTGCTCTATCCGCTCTCCGAGGTGCTCGCCGCCTGCCAGCGCAATCAGGCTGTCATCGCCGTCCGCGATGAGGAGATCGTCGGCGCCGCCGTGGGTCGTGCCGCCCACGGACAGGGGATTCTCGTGTTCTTCCATGTCCTCGAATCCGTCCGCACCGATCCGGAGCAGGGCACCCGCGCCGAGGCGGGGCTGCTCGATGCGCTCGAACGCCGTCTCATGCCGCTGGGCTTGGGCAAGCTGTCGATGCTCGTGCCCGCTGGAACGTCGGCCTGCGACGGCCTGGTGGCCAATGGCTTCGAAGCCCGGTCCGGGCTGAAGTACGTCGAGCGGCACCTGCCCGTCCAACGTCGGGAACTCGACCGCCTCAAGACGGTGGGCGGACGGATCCTGCCCCGTCACCTGTGGGACGGGGTGAGCGGGATGCAGGAGGAGAAGGACATGCTCGAGGACCGCCTCGTCGTGCCCTTGGCCGAACCGGATCTGGCGGATCATTTCGGGGTCGTCCCGCCTCGGGCGGTGATGCTCTTCGGTCCACCGGGGACAGGGAAGACGACGTTTGCGAAGGCGGTTGCCTCCCGTCTGGACTGGCCGTTCGTCGAGGTCTTCCCCTCGCGGCTGTCCGGTGAGCCCGGTGGTGTGGCGGCAGGGCTGAGGTCGACGTTCGAGCAGATCAACGAGCTCGAGCATGCTGTGGTCTTCATCGATGAGGTCGAGGAGATCGCGTCGAAGCGCGGAGGTGAGCCGCCCTCGCCGACGCAGGGAGTGACGAACGAGCTGCTCAAGCAGGTCGCGGAGTTCCGGGACCGGGAAGGCAGGCTGCTCATCTGTGCGACGAATTTCGTCCGCGCCCTCGATGCGGCGTTCCTGCGGCATGGGCGCTTCGACTATGTCATTCCCATCGGTCTGCCTGATGCCACGGCCAGGGAGGCGATCTGGTCGCGCTACATTCCCGAGCACACGGTCTCCGGGGTCGATCTCGCGGTGCTCGTGAATGCCAGCGACGGGCTGACCCCGGCCGATATCGAGTATGCGGCCAGACGCGCTTCGCAGGAGGCGTTGGCGTCATCGCTGCGTCAGCAGCAGGTCGACATCGCTTCGCGCACGGAGGTGCTCTCCACTGACGACTACCTCGAGGCGCTGCGGGCGACGCGCGCGACGGTGTCCGAAGAGACGGCCCGGGAATTCGAAGAGGACGTGGAGACGATCGCGCGGCTGTGA
- the dapA gene encoding 4-hydroxy-tetrahydrodipicolinate synthase, protein MAILGDQAAATAIDAFGTVGTAMVTPFKRDGSIDYAAVEKVANHLVELGNDMLVVSGTTGESPTTTDDEKVELLRVVRGVIGKRAKIIAGTGNNVTAHTIELSRRSADAGADGILIVTPYYSKPTQPAIEAHMRAAADSTDLPVMLYDIPGRAGAPIITDTLLRLSDHPNILAVKDAKGDLFASSFVMNNSSLVYYSGEDALNLPLLSLGALGLVSVAGHVCSDRFATMVAAVANNDLNTARILSRETADVVDALMNHMPGVISAKAALQAQGILDNRDVRMPLLPADEDQLAFVTAQLTRSGYLSE, encoded by the coding sequence ATGGCGATTCTCGGTGACCAGGCAGCAGCGACTGCCATTGACGCATTCGGTACTGTCGGCACGGCAATGGTGACCCCATTCAAGCGCGACGGAAGCATCGACTATGCGGCCGTGGAGAAGGTGGCGAACCACCTCGTCGAGCTCGGCAACGACATGCTCGTCGTCTCCGGCACCACCGGCGAATCACCGACGACGACCGACGATGAGAAGGTCGAACTGCTGCGCGTCGTGCGCGGAGTCATCGGCAAGCGGGCGAAGATCATCGCCGGCACCGGCAACAACGTCACCGCCCACACCATCGAACTCTCCAGGCGTTCGGCCGATGCGGGAGCCGACGGCATCCTCATCGTCACCCCCTACTACTCGAAGCCGACGCAGCCCGCGATCGAGGCGCATATGCGCGCGGCCGCGGACTCCACCGACCTGCCGGTGATGCTCTACGACATCCCCGGACGCGCCGGCGCCCCGATCATCACGGACACGCTGCTGCGGCTCTCGGACCATCCGAACATCCTCGCGGTCAAGGACGCCAAGGGCGACCTCTTCGCCTCCTCGTTCGTGATGAACAACTCCTCGCTGGTCTACTACTCCGGTGAGGACGCGCTCAACCTGCCGCTGCTGTCCCTCGGTGCGCTCGGACTCGTGTCCGTGGCCGGGCACGTGTGCTCCGACCGCTTCGCGACCATGGTGGCCGCAGTGGCGAACAACGATCTCAATACCGCACGCATCCTCTCCCGCGAGACCGCGGACGTCGTGGATGCGCTCATGAACCACATGCCGGGCGTGATCTCGGCAAAGGCCGCCTTGCAGGCCCAAGGAATACTCGACAACCGCGATGTGCGGATGCCGCTGCTCCCAGCAGATGAGGACCAGCTGGCGTTCGTCACCGCCCAATTGACCAGGAGTGGTTACCTCAGTGAATAA